CCCCTTTTTCAGAAACTTTCTTTGTAACTCCATGAAGTGTCAAATCACCTTCTATAAGGGCAGGATAAGTTCCGTTTTTTGAAAAATCAATTTCTCCCAAATTAGCAACTTTCCCTTTAAAAGTAGCATTTGGAAATTTATCAGACTCAACATAGTTCTCATTAAAGTGTTCCTGCATTAATCGTTTTTCAAACTCAAATGATTTCATTAAAACTTTAAAAATAAATTCACCGGAAACTGTGTTGAGTGCAGTATTTACTTGCTTATTGTTTGCTTCAATATTTTCTGATGGCATTTCAGAGAAAAATTTGATATGCCCATTTTTTGTCACATATTGTTGAGCAAACAGTGTTGAGCTGGTCACAATGA
This is a stretch of genomic DNA from Bacteroidota bacterium. It encodes these proteins:
- a CDS encoding YceI family protein, coding for MIKNVIILAAVIVTSSTLFAQQYVTKNGHIKFFSEMPSENIEANNKQVNTALNTVSGEFIFKVLMKSFEFEKRLMQEHFNENYVESDKFPNATFKGKVANLGEIDFSKNGTYPALIEGDLTLHGVTKKVSEKGEFIISNGKIQAKSNFKIRVADYDIVIPKMVRKNIAELLDITVDVSLLPYKK